CAAGCAGTTCTTCGATTTTAGGTCGTTTTTCAGATATGCTGGTGGTGACACCAGATATATTAGAAAGGATACTGCGTATGTCGTCAATCATAGGTTCGACTTTTACAAGAATGTCTGTAATAGCCTTCTCTCGAGTGAGCTGATAGGTATGCCCATCGTCAATATCAGGATCAGAATATGTACCGCCGGAAAGAACGAGCGCATTAGCCCCTATGACTCCCTGAGCCTGTATCTTTGCTTCTGAGTCAGCCTTTATCCATTTCGTATATTTTTCAGGAATATTAGCCCTCAACTCCACCATACCGTCGTCGCGCAGCTCTATTTTATGAACCTTTGCAAGCTGAAATCCTGAATACATAACAGGCATGCTTTTAGACAGCCCTTCACCTGATGCCGCAATAAACACCACATGCACTTTCCTTGTAAAAACATCCTGAGTTACAAGGAAGCCGACAATCATTACAGCTATCATTATGATAGTCAGAAAGATGAAAAAACCAACTTTTATCTCTAGATTCCTAAATCTTGGGTCACCCATTTATTAAAATCCTTCTCTATATAGTCAGTAGAGTTACTAAAAAGCTGTCTGTTAGACTCGTGCTCGATAATAACCGATTTTTCCAGTTCTTCACAGCGTAAAAATTCATGGAACTGCTCTTCGTACTCTGCAACATACATTCTTCTGGGGCTGAGAAACACGATCCATTCCGGGCAAAGGTAGCGAACCTGAAGGTATTTGACAATTAGTTTTTCAAAATCATCCAGCTGGTTGCTTCTGGAATCAGCATGATGCTCAAGGTGAAAACGCTTCAGATCAGACATAACCAGCTTCATCCCCTCTTTATAAGACATATTATGGTGATAATATGCTGCTATCAGTATATTTTCTGCAACTGAAAGATTCCCTATAATGGGGACCAGATTTGAAACAATTCCTATTTTTGTTTTATCGGCATAATTAAGTAAGATATGAAACCACTCATTTTTTCTTACCGTATTGGGGTAGTATATAAGATAATTATAACTCATATTAATGCCCCTAATACTTCCACAAAGATTAAGGCATAAAAGACCCTAAGCATACCTTTAAGAAGTGCAATAGGTATTTCCGTTACAGAATTATGTACTTGCAGAGCGCTAAAGATGGGAAGTGACATTAAAAAATAACCAAGCAGAACGATCTTCATTAGAAAAACCAATACTATTTTAAAATTAAATGCGTCAAAAATAGTCTGCATTAGAAAACCAAATGATATGTTCAAATTAAAGCTAAGGATCATGTAGCCGCCAAGTAAGGAAATGTAAACAAAAATAGTAGCAAGAGCCCCTGTACATACGATACCAGAGGCTATTCGGGGAATATAAAGGTAAATGAAAGGATTGATCGACAAGGAACGGAGAGTGTCTATCTCATTGTTCATCTTCATCAGGGCAATTTCGGCAGTTACCGCAGTAGAAGACCGAAGCACAAGCAGGATCGCTGCGACCATTGGAGCAAGATGCTTTATTGTCACAAGCACGAGCACATCCCCCACTCTATCCTGCGCTCCGAACTGCACCATAAATTTCGTCAAACCACCAACCAAAGCTAGTCCTATCACAATTGACACCACAGAGAACATAGGTAGTATCTGCACCCCTGTGAAGTATATCTGTCTGAAAAAAACAAGCTTCACGGAGGGGTTCAGAAGATGACGATTAAAACACCCTTTTATAAATTTTCTGGTGAATCCGAGATACCCGTAATAAAATACGGAATTATCTATTGCCCACCTGCCTAGTCTGTGTATTATTTGCTTCATAGCAAAGAGTATATCCTATTTCAATGGCAATTGAAACAAGAAATCATGTTGACTCACTTATTGAAAATATGTATAGTGACAACACGATCAATCAAAAATTAATATACACTAGGTTTAAAACATATTTCTAATCATCAAAAAAGGAGTGATGGTATGTCTCAAAAGAAAAAAGTAATCATTGACGGTAACACCGCCGCCGCACATGTTGCTCACGCGACAAACGAGGTTATAGCAATTTACCCTATTACACCTTCGTCTGTCATGGGTGAAATTTCAGATGAAAAATCTGCCATGGGCGAAAAGAACATATGGGGCTCCGTACCAAAGGTAGTTGAGCTTCAGTCTGAAGGCGGCGCATCCGGTGCTGTCCACGGTGCTCTCTCCGCGGGTGCACTCACGACAACATTTACAGCATCTCAGGGTCTACTTCTTATGATACCCAACATGTACAAGATCGCTGGCGAACTCACACCTACTGTGTTTCACGTCAGTGCACGTGCGGTTGCTACACATGCCCTTTCCATTTTCGGTGATCACTCCGACGTAATGGCATGCCGACAGACAGGCTGGGCTATGCTCGCTTCAAACAATCCTCAGGAGTCAATGGACTTCGCACTTGTATCTCAGGCTGCGTCTCTTGAGGGCAGAATTCCTGTCCTTCACTATTTCGACGGTTTCAGAACTTCTCACGAGCTCCGCTCCACCGTTGCTCTGACTCACGAAGAGATGGCACACATGATAGACGACGACCTTGTCAGAAAACACAGGGCAAGAGCTCTTAACCCTGACTGCCCGACCATCAAAGGCACATCACAAAATCCTGATGTATTTTTTCAGGCAAAAGAAACTGTTAATAAATATTATCAGAACTTCTCTGATATAATGCAGAAACAGATGGATAAGTTCGCAGAACTGACCGGACGCTCTTACAAGCTTGTTGACTATGTCGGTGCTCCTGATGCTGAAAAAGTTATTATAATAATGGGTTCCGGTGCAGATGTTGCAGAGGAAGCCATAAACTATATGAACTCCTGCGGCGAAAAAGTCGGACTGATTAAAATCAGACTTTACAGACCGTTCCCTTTACAGGCATTTATCGATGCTCTGCCTAAAACTGTTAAAAAAATGGCAGTTATGGACAGAACAAAAGAACCCGGCTCACTTGGCGAACCTATGTACCTTGATGTACGTACAGCCATCGGAGAAGCTATGCAGATGAAGATGTTTGACTTCAAAGGATATCCCCTCATCATCGGCGGACGCTACGGGCTTGGTTCCAAAGAGTTTACACCTGCACATGTTAAAGCGGTTTTCGACAATCTTGACGCCGAAAAACCTATATTCGGCTTCACAGTAGGTATCGAAGACGATGTAACTAATCTCAGCCTTAAATACGACCCGAACTGGCTCACTCCGCAGGACGGCGTATATAACGCTATGTTCTTCGGACTCGGCTCAGACGGAACTGTCGGGGCGAATAAAAACTCCGCTAAAATCATAGGCGACCTTACTGATAACACTGTTCAGGCATACTTTGTTTACGACTCCAAGAAAGCCGGTTCCATGACAACATCTCACCTTCGTTTCGGGAAGAAAGACATCAAGTCTTCCTACCTTGTTCAGAAGGCTGACTTCGTGGCATGTCACAACTTCTCTTTCCTCGAAAAATATGACATGCTCAAATATCTCAACCCTGGCGGTACTTTCCTTGTAAACAGCCAGTACACAGCAGAAGAAATCTGGAAACATATACCGGAAGTGGTTCAGAAACAGATCGTTGCAAAACAGGCGAAACTCTACACTATAAACGCTGTAGATATAGCTGAAAAGCTCGGACTGGGACAGAGATATAATGTTGTTCTCCAGACAGCGTTCTTCAAAATCTCTGAGATTATCCCTTTTGATGATGCACTTAAATCTATCAAAGATGCGATAGTCAAATCATACGGCAGATACGGAGAAAAAGTAGTAAAAATGAACTCCGACGCTGCTGATGCCGGAGCAAAAGAACTGCACGAAGTTCACTACCCTGGCGAAGGCGGGAAACCAAGCGATAAAGAAGTTGATTTCCCTCTTGTGGGCAACTGTGTAACAGACCCAAGAGCCGACAGCTTCGTAAAAGAGACCACATCTATGCTTGTTGCCATGAGAGGCGACGAAGTAAAAGTATCTCAACTGCCTGACGATGGTACTTTCCCTCTCTCTACAGCGAAATTTGAAAAACGTAATATCGCAGTAACTATCCCTGAGTGGGAATCAGAACTTTGCATTCAGTGCGGAATATGTTCATTTGTATGTCCTCACGCAGCAATCAGAACTACAGTTTACGAACCCTCATGCCTTGAAAATGCCCCATCAACATTCAAATCTATGGATGCCAAAGGGAAAGATTTCGCTGGTATGAAATTCACTGTTCAGGTTGCGCCTGAAGACTGTACCGGATGCGGGGCATGTGTTTTCAACTGTCCGGCTAAAAGCAAAACAGACCCGACACATAAAGCTATCAATATGAAGCCTCAGGTTGAACGCAGAGACGAGGAAGTTGTAAACTTTGACTTCTTCATTTCACTGCCGGAACTTGATCAGCAAAAATATAATAAAGCTACCCTTAAAGGGTCACAGCTTTCACCACACATGTTTGAGTTCTCAGGAGCTTGTGCAGGCTGCGGTGAAACACCATACGTAAAACTTCTCTCACAACTGTTCGGCGACAGAGCGCTTATCTCTAACGCAACAGGTTGTTCATCAATTTACGGCGGTAACCTGCCAACAACACCTTACTGCACAAGAGCAGACGGGCGTGGTCCGGCATGGAGTAACTCGCTTTTTGAAGACAACGCAGAGTTCGGCTTCGGTTTCAGGCTGACTGTTGATCAGTTCAAAGTTCAGGCTTTCGAACTTCTCGAAAAACTTTCAGGCTCACTTGACGCTAAACTTGTAGATGCCATCAAAACAGCCGAGCAGAAAGACCAGCTTCAGATTGAAAGCCAGCGCGAAAGAGTTGCAGAGCTCAAAGCCGCACTGGAAAAGATAGGCTCCGAAGATGCCAAAAACCTTATATCACTTGCTGACTATCTCGTAGAGAAATCAGTATGGATACTCGGCGGTGACGGATGGGCATACGACATAGGCTACGGCGGTCTCGACCATGTACTCGCTTCAAATGAGAACATTAATGTTCTTGTTCTGGACACAGAGGTTTATTCCAATACAGGCGGTCAGGCATCTAAATCCACACCTATCGGTGCTCAGGCTAAATTTGCCACATCCGGTAAAGCATCAGAAAAGAAAGACCTCGGTATGATAGCAATGACTTACGGACACATATATGTTGCAAAAGTCTCCCTTGCTAACCCTGCACAAGTGATTAAAGCTTTTGTTGAAGCTGAAGCTTATGACGGTCCTTCACTTATAATTGCTTATTCACACTGTATCGCTCATGGTATTAACATGACTCAGGGTGTTGAGGCTCAGAAGAAGGCTGTTTCTTCAGGCTACTGGCCTCTGTACAGATTCAACCCTGCCCTTGGCAACGAAGGTAAAAATCCACTCAGCATAGACAGCAAGACACCTACAATGTCTATCAAGGACTTTATGGCTACAGAAAACAGATTCCGTGTTGTAACCAAAATGTTTCCTGAAAAAGCTGAAGAGCTCGCAAACTTTGCACAGAAGAAAGCGAAACAGCGTGTCAAACTTTATAGTGAGCTTGCAAAAGTTGATTGCAGCATAGAAGAATAAGAATTAAAGCTCTTAATTAATTATCCTAAAGGGTGTCCACATGGGCACCCTTTTTTTATGATGTCAAAGATAGAACACCACGCATTTATGCGTAGATAAATGAGCTAATCACAGCTTTAGAGCTTATAAGTCATTGCAAGAAATGTAATGACGAAGCAATAGAACAACAGGTTTACCCGTGGGAATCTATAAGCTACAAACAGTTACAATCTCTTCAAAATAAATTATCTTATTTTTTAAAAAAACTGATTATTTAATTAAAAAAAAATTATTTATTGATTATAATTAAATAATACATACAAAGGAGTCGGTTATGAAAGTTTCATTTAAAATGAAATTAATGGTTCCAGTGATTTTAGCAGTTTTCGTTGCTTTCGTTGTTTCAAGTTCTCTTGTAACTGCTGTAACAAAGAAAGAAGCAATAAATATAGCTAAAGAAACAGCGCTATATAAGCTGCAGGAGACATCAAACAGCCTTAAAGGTACTCTTGAGTCATATTTTAGTATTGCATCAACTCTTGCAAACACTGCAACAATACTCTCTTCCTCCGGCGGGACAATGCCCAGAGAAGAGGTAATGAATATACTCATAGAAACTATGAAAACCACACCTGGGTTATATGACGCCTGGATAGTATGGGAGCCAGGCATGTATAATGAAAATGATTTCAAGCTTGGCACTGAGCAATATGTCTTTGAAAATTATTTTGCTCCAATGGCATACAGAGACAAAGGAGAGATAGTCAGATATTATGCCGCTGACGTAAACAAGACTGATGAGGTAAGTTATTGGTACAATAAACCTTTGAAATCAGGTAAAAAATATGTATCAAACCCTGTCGAATTCGACATAAACGGAAATATCATAACTCTTGTGACATTATCAGTGCCCTTCTTCAAAGATGGTAAAACTATAGGTGTTGCCGGAGTGGATGTAACTGTCGATTTCATGAAAGAGATGATTAATAACATAAAATTTTATGAATCAGGTTACGCTTATCTTTACAGAGATGACTTTCTTGTCTTCACCCATCCAGACTCATCAATTATAGGAAAGGACGCAAAAGAAGATCAGATGGACATTTACAAGACAACACGCAACCTTGAAGATGTGATTGAAATCAAAAAATCTACAGCTAATAATGAAAATTCTATTTTTGCATACCACCCGTTTAAAATGGAGGGTACTGACTATATTTTTACTTTGTGCCTAAGCGTTCCAACCAAAGAGATTCTATCTTTTATGGATAAGATCAGCTATATAACAATGACAGGCGTAATAGTTTCTATCTTCCTCGTCTCTCTCATAATCTTTCTGGTGGTCTCTAATCTGGTAAAAAAACTTGGCGGAGAACCTGAAAATGTCATTTCTATAATGAAAGTCATATCCAAGGGGGACTTCTCGCAGGATCTTGCTTTAGCAAAGAATGATAACTTCTCTCTGGTATATTCTGTGAACATGATGCTTAACAGTCTCAACCAAATGCTGGGGCATGTTATAAAAAATGCTGACGAACTGAAAACCACAAGCTCCGACCTAAGCGCATCTGCAAATGAGCTGTCTGCCGGAACTATTTCTCAGTCAGAAAATGCAGGAATGATCGTAACTGCAACATCAGAGATGGCAGAAACCACACAGGGAATTGCACAAAATCTTTCAGATATTAGTGTCTACTCAACAGAAACATCATCCAAAGCACACGAGAGTAAGACAGCTGTTCAAAATTCAACCAAAGGAGTTTTAAGAATAAAAGAAACCGTTGACCAATCCCTTCAGCTCGTTACAGAACTTGGTCTCAGCTCTGACCAAATAATTGAAATCGTCAGCGTAATAAATGATATAGCCGACCAGACAAATCTACTTGCCCTTAATGCGGCAATAGAAGCAGCGAGAGCAGGTGAACATGGACGCGGATTCGCAGTGGTTGCAGACGAGGTGAGAAAGCTTGCGGAAAGAACTCAGTCCGCCACAACAGAAATAAGCGACCTTGTCAATACCACCAGAAACGGCATAAAGAGCGTGATAAAATCGATGGACGAAGTTAAAGTTAATGTGGACAATGGTGTAGAGCTATCGGAACAAGTTGCATCTTCTCTGGACATAATTGTTGAAGGGGTGCAAAAGCTTGAGGAAATGGTCAGCAACATCTCATCATCTACTTCTGAGATGGCATCAACAAGCTCTCAGATACAGAGAGACATCGATTCTGTGGCTATCGTTGCAGATGAAATCACTTCAACATCTAACCACATCGCCAGCAACTCCTCAACACTTGAGGTTATGAGCGATCAGATGAACGAACTTGTATCAAAATTCAAAATTAAAGAACTTTAACAGCCGATATGAGGGGTGTCTATCCGGGCACCCCTATTTTATTTCAACATCTATCTTCACTTCTGCAAAAATATGAACTAAAGTTCATTTTTCATCTTGACTAAACATGAACTATAGTTCATGTTATTAAAAAACAGCGAGGCTATTATGAATAAATCTAAAACGAAAATACTTAAGCAGCAAAAAGTCTTTCCATGGTGGCTTGGTTACTTATTAGACAATCCGCTGAGGAGACTTTTACATCCTGCTGAAAAACTGCTCGCTCCGTATGTTAAGAACGGCATGACAACTCTTGACTATGGATGCGGCTTTGGGCACTACTCTATAGGCATGGCAAAACTGACAGGCAGAAATGGAAAAGTAATCGCAGTAGATATACAAAAAAAGATGCTGAGCCGGATGATGACACGTGCAGGCAAAGCAGGAGTAGACAAAATAATAAAAGCCCATCTTTGTGATGGTAAATCTATCGGCATCAGTGACAGATTAGATTTTGCAGTAATAAGCAACTCACTGCACGAAACACCAAACCCATCAGACATCCTTAGAGAAATCTTTACATTGCTGAAACCGGACGGTATTCTATTATTACTGGAACCTAAGGCAGTTAAAAAATATTTTAACTCAGAAGTAGAAACAGCAAAAAACATCGGGTACATACAGATGAAGGAACCAGTAATTTTCAAACAACTTACAGCCATCTTCCGGAAAAAGGGGGTAGACGGAACAAGTGACATGGATTAACGGCGAATTCGAAGCAAAGCAGCAGAGAGCAGATGAGAAAAAAAAGAAGATACTCGACGCTGCACTCGAAATGTTTGGTAATGAAGGTTATTACAAAACCACAGCAAAGGAAATAGCTTCCAGAGCAGGTGTTGCAACAGGTACATTTTACCGCTACTTCAAAGATAAGAAGGCCGTTCTGATGGCTGTGTGCCACAGAACAGACGATGAAATAAGCAGAGAGATATTCCAAACCGCAGCCGAACTGCGCAAAGCGGGTGTCTCCGAAAGGAAAATACTTGATAATATACTGGAATCGGCCGTAAAAGCTCATCATATGCAAAAAGGCTTTCACCTTGAGATATTATCTCTTCAGATGAGAGATAAAGACATTATGAGCTGGGTCGACGACAGAGAGCGAAAAGTATTTCAGTCTATCACTGACTTTCTGCGGTCAAGCCATGAGCCTTTGAAAATCACTGACCTCAAGGCTGCTGCTGAAATTATAAGCTACACCATTGAAACTATTGCACACAGAGCAGTCCTTATGACACCATACACGGACGAAAAAAGGCTCATAGGTGAGCTTCAGGAAATGATGGCAAGATATATATACGGAGACAGGTTCGCTGACTAAAAAAAGGGCAGATGTGAATACCTGCCCCATTTATTAATACTATATAAGCTTACTGAACCTTTTCAACCCAGTCAGCACTTTCAAACCATTTGTTATAAATAACCTGATACTTCCCATCACCTTTTATCTGTTGCAGGTAATTATTGATCCAGTTAACGAAATCATAATCCCCTCTTCTAACTGCGAATGCAAGGGGTTCAAATGTAAAAGGCTCTTCCAGATGGACGACCCTCTCTTTATGTTTTGATGCGAAAATGGCATTAGGAGGCAGGTCATAAACAAATGCATCCACTCTGCCGTTAACAACTTCCATCATCCCCTCGGCTTCTGTCTCATACTGGCGATGCTTAGCATTAGGCATATATTTGCTTATAGCGATATCGCCTGTTGTCCCGAGTTTAGCGCATACGGTATATTTTGGATCGTTAAGATCTTTATAAGATTTAACTTTATCAGCTACTTTTTTATTGATTATTATTGTCTGTCCGACAACAATATATGGGTCTGCAAAATTAACTCTGAGATTTCTGAGCTGTGTAACAGTCATCCCACCCATAATAAGGTCGAATTTTCCTGTCAGAAGCGCAGGTATAATACCGTCCCAGGCTGTTGTTACAATTTCAAGCTTAACACCCATGCTTTTTGCCATATCTTTTGCAAGGTCTATGTCAAAGCCGATGAGTTCGCCTTTTTTATCTCTCATTTCAAAAGGCATATAGCCCGGATCAAGTCCAACTTTAAACACACCGCTTTTGACTATTGAGTCTAATGCAGACACCGGCTGGTCGTCATTATCCTTTGCTACAGCGCTCACAGCCATTGTTAACATTAGACACAAGACCAATAACACTCGCTTCATACTTGTTCCTCCGTATAGATTAATCTCAGTAATATAACCTACTGAGAAAGTACGCACTAGTAATATTTTAAAAAGATACAACAGTTAATTATTATTTCTATAAAGTAAATATTATACGCAAAACACCAAGGCAATACAACACTATAGAAATTACACGGTCATAAGGCAGACCGGAACGCTGTACGAAAAAAGCTGTAACGATAAGTATTACACCTGCCATAAATGGGCGTATATGTTTAAAGAGCGACAGTTTCAGACGTTCGATATCATCCGGTGAAAGCTTGACCTCCAGGCTGAAATCTGCCATTTCGTCTATGATCTTTTTAACTTTCTTAAACGTAAGAGGCAGTTCAATAAATTCATGCTTTGCAGTCTCTAAAAAACCAACATCAAATCCCAGTGCCTCCGGAAGTTTGTCTTTGAGGATAGGTAAGATGTCCTTTATGCCGTTAAAGTTAGCAACGTAATTAGTGCCAAGCCCTTCGATAATTGAACTAACCCGCATAATATAAATGGCTTCCTGAGGAAGCTTATAAGGGATGGACTTCATAGAATCCAGCAGCTCAAAAGCGAGGGTCTGCATACTTTTTGCATCAAGCTGATCGTTGTCAAGTATATCGAAAATGCGCTCTGCCAGATCCTGCAGATCAAAATCAGGCGCGTCCTGCGAAATAATGCCGAGCCTCTTGGCATAACGTATATACATTTCGAAGTTACGTTCGTGAGCTGCTTTTACAAGCTGTATAATCGCCTGTCTGGTTTTGGAAGGGATCTTTTGCACCATACCAAAATCAAGCAGGATAAGTTCGCCTTTTTCTGTAACCATGAGGTTACCCGGGTGTGGGTCAGCGTGAAAATACCCTTTGATAAACATCTGATCCACATAAAAATAAACCAGTTTTTTCATGATATCTTCGAAATTAATATTCAGCTTTTTAAGATTCTCTTTATCGTCAAAGCGGTAACCATCCACAAAAGACATAACGAGAGCATCCGCACACGAACACTCGCTGTAGCCATCCGGAAAACTCACACCGGCATACTTATATGTTTCTGCAAATTTTTTAAGGTTTGAAAGCTCCACAGACAGATCAACTTCTTTTTTTATCATTTTGGTAAATTCGGCAATAACAGCATCAAGTGAGTTCTTGGTATTCTCAGAGAAAAGAGGTCGGAATAAACTGTTGAAATAATTAAGTATTCTTATGTCTGCACGAATCACATTCTGAATGTCGAACCTGCGCAGCTTAACGGCAACCTCACGCCCGTCAACGAGAACAGCTCTATGCACCCGCCCTATTGACGCACTGGCTATGGGTTCTTTGTCGAATTCTTTGAAACAGACCTTATCAGCAAAAGCTTTTTCAAAAACACGGGTAAAGTCTTTTTCTGACATTGGAGGTATTTCGTCATGAAGCTGCCTCAGATAAACAAGATATTCATCTGTAAAGAAATCTGCACGGGTGGCAAGTACCTGCGCCAGCTTAATAAAACTCGCACCAAGATTGTTAATTTTCCTGATCAGTTTCTCAGGGGGCAAGGGCTTAACAAAAAGGAAGCTTCTGCGCCCTTTTATAATAAGAAACACCGTCAGGATTACACGAAAAACTGTGTATATCCTGAAAGGGTTATAATATTTTCTTAAACTTTTAAGCACTATTTATTTTTAAGCAGTTCTTTCAGTTCGGCAATGTCATCTTTGGTTGCAAGCCCCATGTCCGACATAACTTCTTTTACGATATTTTTAAGCTTATCCTGAAATTCTTTCTCTTCTTCTTTCGCTTTGGATTTAGCTTTTTCTATGAACTCGTCCCTTTCGGCTTTGGACATTTTACCTTTCTCCATAAGCTCTTTAGCTTCTTCTTCTATCTTCTCTTTCGCAAGCATTGCAGTGCCTATGCCGAGATAAAACAGTTCTTTGATTTCAGACATTTGATCCTCCGCTTATTTGATAATTAATATTACCCCAGATCATTAAGCTTGGCTTCATAGAATTCAGATTTTGTGCTTAGCTCATCTGTCAGCTCAAGGAGCCTCTCCAGACCAGTTTCAGCAAAAATCTTCGCATCATCAAGTTCTTTTGAGAATTTTGCTATCATATCAGAATCCCCTTCGCCTGAGGCACTGATAAGTTGAGTATTGAGGGTATCAATTTTAATCTCGTTCGCCTCAAGCTCCTTTTCGAGTTTTTTTACTTCGTCCTCAATGGGCTTAAGCGCTTTATTTTTCTCTGATATAACCTCTGCACGCAGTTTTCTAAGTTCCTTTTTGTTCATAGAACTGGTTGGGGCAGAATTTTCAGAAGAGTCATCATCGTCCCAGCCGACTTTTTTAAGAAATTCGGTATACCCGCCTTCAAAAACTTCTATACAGTTATTTTTAAAGACTATGAGCCTTTCAGCAAATGCCTTCAGAAACATTTCGTTGTGGGTTACCATAACGACAGACCCCTTAAACTCATCTATCGCAGCTAGAAGCGAATCGCAGGACTGCATATCAAGGTGGTTTGTCGGCTCATCCAGAAAAAGGATATTCGATGGCTTCAGAATTGTTTTAGCCAGCATAACACGACTCTTCTCCCCACCGGAAAGCACTGATATCTTTTTAAGAGCTTCATCACCGGAAAACATCATCGTACCGGCAACGTCTCTGGCTCTCTGCTTATCAACAACAGTATCAGTATTTATAAGCTCCTGCTCTATGGTTGCATTCATGTCCAAACGCAATACGTTAGTCTGTTCGTAAATACCAGCACGAAGGTTTGAGTGGGTGGAAACCTCTCCACTATCAGGTTTAATTATCCCGCATAAAAGTTTCAGGAGTGTTGTCTTTCCCCGTCCGTTCTTACCTATGATGCATATTTTCTCATCAGAACCTATCGTTATGTTAAAGTTTTTAATAAGCTGCCTGTTTTTGTCATAACCAAAAGATATATTTTTTGCAGTCAGCAGTTCTTTTGCTCTTATAGGCGTATGATTAAATTTAAATTCCAGATCTTCAATATCATCAAGTTTTTCCAGCTCCCCCATTCGCTCAAGAGCTTTAACACGCGACTGAGCACGGCTTGCGAGGGATGCTTTCGACTTAAAGCGTGTGATAAACTGCTCCATATCTTTTCTTTTCTGCTCTTCGTTCTGCCTTGTCTTTTCGTAGATCTCCTCTTCAGTAGCAACCTGCTCATAGAATTTATCAGTATTGCCGGGGATCTTCTTAACTTTCTGCCTGTGAATGCCTAAAATATGTGTAACGACCTTGTCCATAAAAGACCTGTCGTGAGTGATAAGTATAAGCTCACCGCTCCACTTAAGGAGAAAATCCTCCAGCCAACGTATAGAGGTAATGTCAAGGTAGTTGGTCGGCTCATCCAGCATAAGCAGGTCAGGCTCGGAAAGCAGCAGCTTCACAAGGTTCAGACGTACCTGATACCCGCCGGAGAATTCTGAAGGGTGTTTTTTAAAGTCAGCCTCCGAGAACCCTAGTCCTGATAATATTTTTTC
This window of the Denitrovibrio acetiphilus DSM 12809 genome carries:
- a CDS encoding MlaD family protein is translated as MGDPRFRNLEIKVGFFIFLTIIMIAVMIVGFLVTQDVFTRKVHVVFIAASGEGLSKSMPVMYSGFQLAKVHKIELRDDGMVELRANIPEKYTKWIKADSEAKIQAQGVIGANALVLSGGTYSDPDIDDGHTYQLTREKAITDILVKVEPMIDDIRSILSNISGVTTSISEKRPKIEELLDGVGALGADINNKQGSLGYLARTDYLKNEIQQIIDKIKIIENNVEKITIAVNDRVDESQPVLQNFDKGLIAVKEGAEKIGDLAKNIDESVTKIQPTLDNTNKITADVAETTTNLIDLREQTDEILNTTNRILLNLEEKWPFNDGTGEKTGEKVKLP
- a CDS encoding ABC transporter permease — translated: MKQIIHRLGRWAIDNSVFYYGYLGFTRKFIKGCFNRHLLNPSVKLVFFRQIYFTGVQILPMFSVVSIVIGLALVGGLTKFMVQFGAQDRVGDVLVLVTIKHLAPMVAAILLVLRSSTAVTAEIALMKMNNEIDTLRSLSINPFIYLYIPRIASGIVCTGALATIFVYISLLGGYMILSFNLNISFGFLMQTIFDAFNFKIVLVFLMKIVLLGYFLMSLPIFSALQVHNSVTEIPIALLKGMLRVFYALIFVEVLGALI
- the nifJ gene encoding pyruvate:ferredoxin (flavodoxin) oxidoreductase, coding for MSQKKKVIIDGNTAAAHVAHATNEVIAIYPITPSSVMGEISDEKSAMGEKNIWGSVPKVVELQSEGGASGAVHGALSAGALTTTFTASQGLLLMIPNMYKIAGELTPTVFHVSARAVATHALSIFGDHSDVMACRQTGWAMLASNNPQESMDFALVSQAASLEGRIPVLHYFDGFRTSHELRSTVALTHEEMAHMIDDDLVRKHRARALNPDCPTIKGTSQNPDVFFQAKETVNKYYQNFSDIMQKQMDKFAELTGRSYKLVDYVGAPDAEKVIIIMGSGADVAEEAINYMNSCGEKVGLIKIRLYRPFPLQAFIDALPKTVKKMAVMDRTKEPGSLGEPMYLDVRTAIGEAMQMKMFDFKGYPLIIGGRYGLGSKEFTPAHVKAVFDNLDAEKPIFGFTVGIEDDVTNLSLKYDPNWLTPQDGVYNAMFFGLGSDGTVGANKNSAKIIGDLTDNTVQAYFVYDSKKAGSMTTSHLRFGKKDIKSSYLVQKADFVACHNFSFLEKYDMLKYLNPGGTFLVNSQYTAEEIWKHIPEVVQKQIVAKQAKLYTINAVDIAEKLGLGQRYNVVLQTAFFKISEIIPFDDALKSIKDAIVKSYGRYGEKVVKMNSDAADAGAKELHEVHYPGEGGKPSDKEVDFPLVGNCVTDPRADSFVKETTSMLVAMRGDEVKVSQLPDDGTFPLSTAKFEKRNIAVTIPEWESELCIQCGICSFVCPHAAIRTTVYEPSCLENAPSTFKSMDAKGKDFAGMKFTVQVAPEDCTGCGACVFNCPAKSKTDPTHKAINMKPQVERRDEEVVNFDFFISLPELDQQKYNKATLKGSQLSPHMFEFSGACAGCGETPYVKLLSQLFGDRALISNATGCSSIYGGNLPTTPYCTRADGRGPAWSNSLFEDNAEFGFGFRLTVDQFKVQAFELLEKLSGSLDAKLVDAIKTAEQKDQLQIESQRERVAELKAALEKIGSEDAKNLISLADYLVEKSVWILGGDGWAYDIGYGGLDHVLASNENINVLVLDTEVYSNTGGQASKSTPIGAQAKFATSGKASEKKDLGMIAMTYGHIYVAKVSLANPAQVIKAFVEAEAYDGPSLIIAYSHCIAHGINMTQGVEAQKKAVSSGYWPLYRFNPALGNEGKNPLSIDSKTPTMSIKDFMATENRFRVVTKMFPEKAEELANFAQKKAKQRVKLYSELAKVDCSIEE